A stretch of Equus caballus isolate H_3958 breed thoroughbred chromosome 11, TB-T2T, whole genome shotgun sequence DNA encodes these proteins:
- the CRYBA1 gene encoding beta-crystallin A3, with amino-acid sequence MAQTNPLPGSVGPWKITIYDQENFQGKRMEFTSSCPNVSERSFDNVRSLKVESGAWIGYEHTSFCGQQFILERGEYPRWDAWSGSNAYHIERLMSFRPICSANHKESKITIFEKENFIGRQWELSDDYPSLQAMGWLSNEVGSMKIQCGAWVCYQYPGYRGYQYILECDHHGGDYKHWREWGSHAQTAQIQSIRRIQQ; translated from the exons ATGGCTCAAACCAACCCCTTGCCGGGGTCCGTGGGGCCATGGAAG ATAACCATCTATGACCAGGAGAACTTTCAGGGCAAGAGGATGGAGTTCACTAGCTCCTGCCCAAATGTCTCTGAGCGCAGTTTTGATAACGTCCGGTCTCTCAAGGTGGAATCTGGCGC CTGGATTGGTTATGAGCATACCAGCTTCTGTGGGCAACAGTTTATCCTGGAGAGAGGAGAATACCCTCGCTGGGATGCCTGGAGCGGGAGTAATGCCTACCACATTGAGCGCCTCATGTCCTTCCGCCCCATCTGTTCAGCT AATCATAAGGAGTCTAAGATTACCATCTTTGAGAAAGAAAACTTTATCGGACGCCAATGGGAGCTCTCTGATGACTACCCCTCCTTGCAAGCCATGGGCTGGCTCAGCAACGAAGTTGGTTCCATGAAGATACAATGTGGGGC CTGGGTTTGCTATCAGTATCCTGGATACCGTGGGTATCAGTATATCTTGGAATGTGACCATCATGGAGGAGACTATAAACACTGGAGAGAGTGGGGTTCTCACGCTCAGACTGCCCAGATTCAATCGATTCGCCGTATCCAACAGTAG